One segment of Purpureocillium takamizusanense chromosome 7, complete sequence DNA contains the following:
- the CDC48 gene encoding AAA ATPase cdc48, variant 3 (BUSCO:EOG09261YV6~EggNog:ENOG503NWIH~COG:O) — protein MASHPDEHKKKVNLTDPSGAEVKNVRLPQTPRTPSPELTGVQEDDTATAILKKKKKPNQLMVTDAVNDDNSIIALSEATMDSLQLFRGDTVLVRGKKRKDTVLIVLADEELDDGSARINRVVRHNLRVKHGDMITIHPCPDIKYAKRIAVLPIADTVEGITGSLFDVFLAPYFREAYRPVRQGDLFIVRGGMRQVEFKVVEVDPPEYGIVAQDTVIHCEGDPIQRDEEENNLNEVGYDDIGGCRKQMAQIREMVELPLRHPQLFKSIGIKPPRGVLLYGPPGTGKTLMARAVANETGAFFFLINGPEIMSKMAGESESNLRKAFEEAEKNSPAIIFIDEIDSIAPKREKTNGEVERRVVSQLLTLMDGMKARSNVVVMAATNRPNSIDPALRRFGRFDREVDIGIPDPTGRLEILQIHTKNMKLGDDVDLEQIAAETHGYVGSDVAALCSEAAMQQIREKMDLIDLDEDTIDAEVLDSLGVTMENFRFALGVSNPSALREVAVVEVPNVRWEDIGGLEGVKQDLRESVQYPVDHPEKFLKFGMSPSRGVLFYGPPGTGKTMLAKAVANECAANFISVKGPELLSMWFGESESNIRDIFDKARAAAPCVVFLDELDSIAKARGGSVGDAGGASDRVVNQLLTEMDGMTSKKNVFVIGATNRPEQLDPALCRPGRLDSLIYVPLPDEPGRLGILKAQLRKTPVSSDIDLGYIASKTHGFSGADLGFIAQRAVKIAIKEAINADIERTKAREAAGDDMDVDDDAEDLVPELTRAHFEEAMQMARRSVTDVEIRRYEAFAQQMKNAGPGAFFKFPEAGADGQASGDAGNGFGDAGNDDDLYD, from the exons ATGGCTTCCCATCCCGACGAACACAAGAAGAAGGTCAACTTGAC TGACCCCTcgggcgccgaggtcaagAACGTTCGTTTGCCACAAACACCTCGAACTCCATCGCCAGAACTAACTGGAGTGCAGGAAGATGACACCGCGACCGCAATTctcaagaagaagaagaagcccaaCCAGCTCAT GGTCACCGATGCCGTCAACGATGACAacagcatcatcgccctGTCCGAGGCCACCATGGACTCTCTCCAGCTTTTCCGAGGTGACACCGTCCTGGTACGgggcaagaagcgcaaggacACCGTCCTCATCgttctcgccgacgaggagctcgatgACGGCAGTGCTCGCATCAACCGCGTCGTCCGCCACAACCTCCGTGTCAAGCACGGTGATATGATCACCATCCACCCGTGTCCCGACATCAAATAC GCCAAGAGAATTGCCGTGCTGCCCATTGCCGATACCGTCGAGGGCATTACTGGCTCCCTCTTTgacgtcttcctcgccccctACTTCCGTGAGGCCTACCGGCCAGTCCGCCAGGGTGACCTGTTCATCGTCAGAGGTGGCATGCGGCAAGTAGAGTtcaaggtcgtcgaggtcgacccCCCCGAATatggcatcgtcgcccaagATACCGTCATCCACTGCGAGGGTGACCCGATCCAgagagacgaggaggagaacaaCCTCAACGAGGTTGGCTATGACGATATTGGTGGCTGCCGCAAGCAGATGGCTCAGATCCGCGAAATGGTCGAGCTTCCCCTCCGACACCCACAGCTCTTCAAGTCCATCGGTATCAAGCCCCCCCGCGGCGTCTTGCTCTACGGACCTCCTGGTACCGGTAAGACGCTCATGGCCCGAGCTGTGGCCAACGAGACcggcgccttcttcttcctcatcaACGGTCCTGAGATCATGTCCAAGATGGCTGGCGAGTCCGAGTCCAACCTTCGCAAGGCCTTTGAAGAGGCCGAGAAGAACTCTCCagccatcatcttcatcgacgaGATCGACTCCATTGCCCCAAAGCGTGAGAAGAccaacggcgaggtcgaAAGACGTGTTGTTTCCCAGCTCCTGACGCTCATGGACGGCATGAAGGCTCGTTCCAACGtggtcgtcatggccgccaccaacCGACCCAACTCGATTGACCCGGCCCTGCGACGATTCGGCCGCTTCGACCGCGAAGTTGACATTGGCATTCCCGACCCCACCGGCCGTTTGGAGATTCTCCAGATTCACACCAAGAACATGAAGCttggcgacgatgtcgatCTGGAGCAGATTGCTGCCGAGACGCACGGCTATGTCGGTTCTGACGTTGCTGCCCTTTgctccgaggccgccatgcAGCAGATTCGCGAGAAGATGGACCTCATCGATCTCGACGAAGACACAATCGAtgccgaggtcctcgacTCCCTTGGCGTCACAATGGAGAACTTCCGCTTCGCACTCGGCGTCTCCAACCCCTCCGCGCTCCGCGAGGTGGCTGTTGTGGAGGTGCCCAACGTCCGTTGGGAGGACATTGGTGGCCTCGAGGGTGTCAAGCAGGACCTCCGCGAGAGCGTCCAGTATCCCGTCGACCACCCCGAGAAGTTCCTCAAGTTTGGCATGTCCCCGTCCCGTGGTGTGCTCTTCTATGGTCCTCCCGGTACCGGTAAGACTATGTTGGCCAAGGCTGTCGCCAACGAGTGCGCCGCCAACTTCATCTCCGTCAAGGGTCCTGAACTGCTCAGCATGTGGTTCGGTGAGTCTGAGAGCAACATCCGCGACATCTTCGACAAGGCCCGTGCTGCGGCTCCctgcgtcgtcttcctcgacgagttGGACTCGATTGCCAAGGCCCGTGGCGGCTCCGTTGGTGATGCCGGCGGTGCTTCCGACCGTGTTGTCAACCAGCTCCTGACTG AAATGGATGGCATGACGTCGAAGAAGAACGTTTTCGTCATTGGCGCCACCAACAGACCTGAGCAGCTCGACCCGGCTCTGTGCCGTCCCGGCCGTCTGGACTCGCTCATCTACGTTCCCCTGCCCGACGAGCCTGGCCGTCTCGGTATCCTCAAggcgcagctgcgcaagACTCCCGTCTCCTCCGACATCGACCTCGGCTACATCGCCAGCAAGACACACGGCTTCTCGGGTGCCGATCTCGGATTCATCGCCCAGCGGGCCGTCAAGATTGCCATCAAAGAGGCTATCAACGCCGACATCGAGCGCACCAAGGCTCGCGAGGCTGCCGGCGATGACATGGACGTGGATGACGACGCGGAGGATCTCGTGCCTGAACTGACGCGGGCCCATTTTGAGGAGGCCATGCAGATGGCCCGCCGGTCAGTCACGGACGTGGAGATCCGTCGCTACGAAGCCTTTGCTCAGCAGATGAAGAACGCCGGGCCCGGTGCTTTCTTCAAGTTCCCCGAGGCTGGCGCAGATGGCCAGGCCAGTGGTGATGCTGGCAACGGTttcggcgacgccggcaacgATGATGACCTCTACGACTAA
- the hmt1 gene encoding ATP-binding cassette-type vacuolar membrane transporter Hmt1 (COG:Q~EggNog:ENOG503NV8N~TransMembrane:8 (o32-52i99-124o144-162i174-195o223-246i356-375o413-436i493-511o)), translating into MAADHEKPPPQRLGSNNDRSSAVDVVLRETQYFYAVVLLAAFIGCAAWYSVYNAKKDEDLVQPLVKGPGGKPLPITKRKKRDNGERKIGPRFGRAAKNVFRYLGGVIFLAYVASGASTFIHAFYHEDPYQWSRNGLPWAGEWTVVHLTGATFFYLYILFSLFDWRKGPNIVHLVIWILGLTGEIVLSTSTFIAAADCHFARSARGLDSKGDSSCVDYWTKVDLILYFVRILHLLLCISLYCAAWIFKVRRGDESLEEGQATESTPLLLNGSATHASYDTQNGHAQNGRVEHVADGRIDRRRSRSRSNANKPTGKSRQGKDEPAAFYRPEKLPHRTWWEYMRGYSLFFPYLWPKDSFILRLHVLVCFGLVILQRLVNMTVPTQIGRVVDKLDAVINDVKRGEPLTVENFPLWDFVLLGLLWIMQGQSGLLGSLRSLLWIPVSQYSYRGLTTAAFNHVHSLSLDFHLSKRTGEVLSALNKGSAINQFLEQVTFQVVPMLFDLFLSIYVFYHYYGAFYAEINLVDTCWYLYMTIKMASTRADQRREMTNADREEEAVKNDSISSYETVKYFNAEDFESRRYQDRVGVFQTAEAKVQMGMVMMNICQTLVFNLGRIIAAMVCGWQVAVGVRTPGNWFMIVSYLTQLQGPLNFFGTFYRTVQQAMISGERLLELFKIQPTVVDTPHAEPLTNFQGHIRWNNVSFAYDRRKPALRNVSFECAPGTTTAFVGESGGGKSTLFRHMFRYYDCDEGSIELDGKDVKDLTINSVRQHIGVVPQDTTLFNESLMYNLKYANPGASDEDVHQACIAASIHERIMSFPDKYETQVGERGMRLSGGEKQRVAIARTILKDPRIIMLDEATSALDTHTEQEIQDNVWKIGKGRTLLVIAHRLSTITHADQIIVLHAGAVVERGTHEELLAAQGRYASMWEKQIRAEKALDKAREATVKAAKALKRANMAAKKNAAEVHGDDYHTLGSSGTLSDNETSKSKGDEESSSSSSGTSASSSDAESTHDDDHSSEHGFDDATMYNGRRPEPRNLGV; encoded by the exons atggcggccgacCACGAAAAACCCCCGCCGCAACGACTAGGCTCCAACAACGACCGCTCGAGTGCGGTAGACGTCGTTCTCCGCGAGACGCAGTACTTTTATGCTGTGGTTCTGCTCGCCGCCTTTATCGGCTGCGCTGCTTGGTACAGTGTGTACAATGCTAAGAAGGATGAGGATCTCGTGCAGCCCCTCGTCAAGGGGCCCGGAGGGAAGCCCTTGCCGATAACGAAGCGAAAGAAGCGCGACAACGGCGAGCGAAAGATAGGACCCCGCTTCGGCCGAGCCGCGAAGAACGTGTTCCGctacctcggcggcgtcataTTTCTCGCCTacgtcgccagcggcgctTCCACCTTCATACATGCCTTCTACCACGAAGACCCTTACCAGTGGTCAAGAAACGGTCTACCATGGGCCGGCGAATGGACCGTG GTCCACCTCACCGGAGCAACCTTCTTCTACCTATACATTCTCTTCTCCCTTTTCGACTGGCGGAAGGGACCAAATATCGTTCATCTCGTTATTTGGATCCTCGGCCTTACCGGGGAAATTGTCCTATCGACGTCCaccttcatcgccgcggcggatTGCCACTTCGCTCGCTCCGCGCGAGGGCTCGACTCCAAAGGGGACTCCAGCTGCGTGGACTACTGGACAAAGGTCGACCTGATTCTGTACTTTGTCCGCATCCTGCACCTACTGTTGTGCATCTCCCTCTATTGCGCTGCCTGGATTTTCAAGGTTCGCCGGGGCGACGAATCTCTCGAGGAGGGACAGGCAACGGAGTCGACACCGTTGCTGCTCAACGGCTCCGCCACCCACGCGTCGTACGACACACAGAATGGGCACGCCCAGAATGGACGGGTTgagcacgtcgccgacggccggaTCGATCGACGACGGAGTCGGTCCAGGTCAAACGCAAACAAGCCGACTGGCAAGAGCAGACAAGGCAAAGACGAGCCTGCCGCGTTTTATCGCCCAGAAAAGCTCCCCCACAGGACGTGGTGGGAGTACATGAGGGGATACTCGCTCTTCTTCCCCTACCTATGGCCAAAGGACTCGTTTATTCTGCGGTTGCATGTCCTGGTTTGCTTCGGGCTGGTCATCCTGCAGAGATTGGTCAACATGACCGTGCCCACACAAATCGGCCGTGTCGTTGACAagctcgatgccgtcatCAACGACGTCAAGCGTGGAGAGCCCTTGACCGTCGAGAACTTCCCGCTCTGGGATTTTGTGCTGCTCGGGCTGCTCTGGATCATGCAGGGACAGTCGGGGCTCCTGGGGTCCCTGAGGTCGCTGCTCTGGATCCCCGTCTCGCAATATTCGTACAGGGGACTGACGACGGCTGCATTTAACCACGTGCATTCCCTCAGTCTCGACTTTCATTTGTCGAAGCGCACGGGCGAGGTTCTCTCTGCCCTCAACAAGGGGTCCGCCATCAATCAGTTCCTAGAGCAGGTGACTTTCCAGGTCGTCCCGATGCTCTTCGATCTGTTCCTGTCAATCTACGTCTTCTATCACTACTACGGCGCCTTTTACGCCGAGATCAACCTGGTGGATACTTGTTGGTATCTCTACATGACCATCAAGATggcatcgacgagggcagACCAGAGGCGAGAGATGACGAATGCTGATCGCGAAGAGGAAGCCGTCAAAAATGACTCAATATCGAGCTACGAGACGGTCAAATACTTCAACGCCGAGGACTTCGAGTCGAGGCGATATCAGGACAGGGTCGGCGTGTTCCAGActgccgaggccaaggtgcAGATGGGCATGGTCATGATGAACATCTGCCAGACCTTGGTCTTCAACCTGGGCAGAATTATTGCCGCCATGGTCTGCGGATGGCAagttgccgtcggcgtgcgGACGCCTGGTAACTGGTTCATGATCGTGTCCTACCTGACGCAGCTCCAGGGGCCCCTGAACTTCTTCGGCACGTTCTACCGCACAGTCCAACAGGCCATGATCTCTGGCGAGCGCCTGCTCGAGCTATTCAAGATCCAGCCCACGGTGGTCGACACCCCCCACGCCGAGCCTCTGACCAACTTTCAGGGGCACATTCGGTGGAACAATGTCAGCTTCGCCTACGACCGGCGCAAGCCGGCTCTGCGCAATGTCAGTTTCGAGTGTGCACCGGGCACCACGACGGCGTTTGTCGGCGAGTCGGGCGGAGGCAAATCGACGCTGTTCCGCCACATGTTCCGCTACTACGACTGCGATGAGGGCAGcatcgagctcgacggcaaaGATGTAAAGGACCTGACTATTAATTCCGTGAGGCAGCATATAGGCGTTGTGCCCCAGGACACGACTCTGTTCAACGAATCGCTCATGTACAATCTCAAGTACGCAAATCCGGGAGCaagcgacgaggatgtcCACCAGGCTTGCATCGCGGCGAGCATACATGAGCGCATCATGTCGTTCCCCGACAAGTACGAGACGCAGGTCGGAGAGAGGGGTATGCGGCTTAGTGGCGGAGAGAAGCAGCGTGTCGCCATTGCACGCACCATCCTCAAGGACCCTCGAATCATCATGCTCGATGAGGCGACATCAGCGCtcgacacacacacggaGCAAGAAATTCAGGACAATGTGTGGAAGATTGGCAAAGGGCGGACTTTGCTTGTCATTGC GCACCGATTGTCCACCATTACGCATGCCGACCAGATCATTGTTCTGCATGCGGGAGCAGTTGTCGAGAGGGGTACTCACGAGGAGCTACTGGCTGCCCAGGGCAGGTATGCCTCCATGTGGGAGAAGCAGATTCGGGCCGAGAAGGCCCTGGACAAGGCACGGGAGGCTACcgtcaaggcggccaaggcacTGAAGCGCGCCAACATGGCAGCCAAAAAgaacgccgccgaggtgcaCGGCGACGATTATCATACGCTGGGCTCGTCCGGCACCTTGTCGGACAACGAGACGTCCAAAAGTAAGGGCGACGAAGagagctcgtcctcgtcgtctggcacctcggcgtcgtcttcggaTGCTGAGTCTACACACGATGACGACCATTCATCAGAGCATGGCTTCGACGATGCGACCATGTACAATGGGCGACGCCCGGAACCTCGAAATTTGGGTGTCTGA
- the CDC48 gene encoding AAA ATPase cdc48, variant 2 (EggNog:ENOG503NWIH~COG:O): MASHPDEHKKKVNLTDPSGAEVKNEDDTATAILKKKKKPNQLMVTDAVNDDNSIIALSEATMDSLQLFRGDTVLVRGKKRKDTVLIVLADEELDDGSARINRVVRHNLRVKHGDMITIHPCPDIKYAKRIAVLPIADTVEGITGSLFDVFLAPYFREAYRPVRQGDLFIVRGGMRQVEFKVVEVDPPEYGIVAQDTVIHCEGDPIQRDEEENNLNEVGYDDIGGCRKQMAQIREMVELPLRHPQLFKSIGIKPPRGVLLYGPPGTGKTLMARAVANETGAFFFLINGPEIMSKMAGESESNLRKAFEEAEKNSPAIIFIDEIDSIAPKREKTNGEVERRVVSQLLTLMDGMKARSNVVVMAATNRPNSIDPALRRFGRFDREVDIGIPDPTGRLEILQIHTKNMKLGDDVDLEQIAAETHGYVGSDVAALCSEAAMQQIREKMDLIDLDEDTIDAEVLDSLGVTMENFRFALGVSNPSALREVAVVEVPNVRWEDIGGLEGVKQDLRESVQYPVDHPEKFLKFGMSPSRGVLFYGPPGTGKTMLAKAVANECAANFISVKGPELLSMWFGESESNIRDIFDKARAAAPCVVFLDELDSIAKARGGSVGDAGGASDRVVNQLLTGKSCWLTPLPRI, encoded by the exons ATGGCTTCCCATCCCGACGAACACAAGAAGAAGGTCAACTTGAC TGACCCCTcgggcgccgaggtcaagAAC GAAGATGACACCGCGACCGCAATTctcaagaagaagaagaagcccaaCCAGCTCAT GGTCACCGATGCCGTCAACGATGACAacagcatcatcgccctGTCCGAGGCCACCATGGACTCTCTCCAGCTTTTCCGAGGTGACACCGTCCTGGTACGgggcaagaagcgcaaggacACCGTCCTCATCgttctcgccgacgaggagctcgatgACGGCAGTGCTCGCATCAACCGCGTCGTCCGCCACAACCTCCGTGTCAAGCACGGTGATATGATCACCATCCACCCGTGTCCCGACATCAAATAC GCCAAGAGAATTGCCGTGCTGCCCATTGCCGATACCGTCGAGGGCATTACTGGCTCCCTCTTTgacgtcttcctcgccccctACTTCCGTGAGGCCTACCGGCCAGTCCGCCAGGGTGACCTGTTCATCGTCAGAGGTGGCATGCGGCAAGTAGAGTtcaaggtcgtcgaggtcgacccCCCCGAATatggcatcgtcgcccaagATACCGTCATCCACTGCGAGGGTGACCCGATCCAgagagacgaggaggagaacaaCCTCAACGAGGTTGGCTATGACGATATTGGTGGCTGCCGCAAGCAGATGGCTCAGATCCGCGAAATGGTCGAGCTTCCCCTCCGACACCCACAGCTCTTCAAGTCCATCGGTATCAAGCCCCCCCGCGGCGTCTTGCTCTACGGACCTCCTGGTACCGGTAAGACGCTCATGGCCCGAGCTGTGGCCAACGAGACcggcgccttcttcttcctcatcaACGGTCCTGAGATCATGTCCAAGATGGCTGGCGAGTCCGAGTCCAACCTTCGCAAGGCCTTTGAAGAGGCCGAGAAGAACTCTCCagccatcatcttcatcgacgaGATCGACTCCATTGCCCCAAAGCGTGAGAAGAccaacggcgaggtcgaAAGACGTGTTGTTTCCCAGCTCCTGACGCTCATGGACGGCATGAAGGCTCGTTCCAACGtggtcgtcatggccgccaccaacCGACCCAACTCGATTGACCCGGCCCTGCGACGATTCGGCCGCTTCGACCGCGAAGTTGACATTGGCATTCCCGACCCCACCGGCCGTTTGGAGATTCTCCAGATTCACACCAAGAACATGAAGCttggcgacgatgtcgatCTGGAGCAGATTGCTGCCGAGACGCACGGCTATGTCGGTTCTGACGTTGCTGCCCTTTgctccgaggccgccatgcAGCAGATTCGCGAGAAGATGGACCTCATCGATCTCGACGAAGACACAATCGAtgccgaggtcctcgacTCCCTTGGCGTCACAATGGAGAACTTCCGCTTCGCACTCGGCGTCTCCAACCCCTCCGCGCTCCGCGAGGTGGCTGTTGTGGAGGTGCCCAACGTCCGTTGGGAGGACATTGGTGGCCTCGAGGGTGTCAAGCAGGACCTCCGCGAGAGCGTCCAGTATCCCGTCGACCACCCCGAGAAGTTCCTCAAGTTTGGCATGTCCCCGTCCCGTGGTGTGCTCTTCTATGGTCCTCCCGGTACCGGTAAGACTATGTTGGCCAAGGCTGTCGCCAACGAGTGCGCCGCCAACTTCATCTCCGTCAAGGGTCCTGAACTGCTCAGCATGTGGTTCGGTGAGTCTGAGAGCAACATCCGCGACATCTTCGACAAGGCCCGTGCTGCGGCTCCctgcgtcgtcttcctcgacgagttGGACTCGATTGCCAAGGCCCGTGGCGGCTCCGTTGGTGATGCCGGCGGTGCTTCCGACCGTGTTGTCAACCAGCTCCTGACTGGTAAGTCTTGTTGGCTGACCCCGTTACCTCGCATATAG
- a CDS encoding uncharacterized protein (EggNog:ENOG503P5MM): MAQQPSTPVKVPSSAANYTPATLDPDLRSQINTVLLRDGHVAKIQEALLHALNAHASNWPTAVQNHALSLLRSGEETTYPALLRRVLEDVRADSATSSASSAAASTTKNGSKTPNGDTKKVNGAADPAGDKPSLALPDSVVQEALRVTRESLEAVCDVDETGS; encoded by the exons ATGGCTCAACAACCGTCTACGCCCGTCAAGGTGCCGTCCTCAGCCGCCAATTATACACCCGCCACGCTAGACCCCGACCTGCGCTCGCAAATAAACACCGTCCTGCTACGCGATGGCCATGTCGCAAA GATCCAAGAAGCGCTACTGCACGCCCTCAACGCTCACGCCTCCAACTGGCCTACCGCCGTCCAGAACCacgccctctccctcctgCGATCCGGCGAGGAGACCACATATCCCGCCCTCCTGCgtcgcgtcctcgaggacgttCGCGCCGACTCCGCCACCTCTTCCGcttcctccgccgccgcgtccacgaCCAAGAACGGCAGCAAGACGCCCAACGGCGACACCAAAAAGGTCAACGGTGCGGCGGACCCCGCGGGCGACAAGCCCAGCCTTGCCCTCCCGGACTCGGTGGTGCAGGAGGCGCTCAGGGTTACGAGGGAGAGCCTCGAGGCAGTGTgcgacgtggacgagacgggcagTTGA
- the CDC48 gene encoding AAA ATPase cdc48 (BUSCO:EOG09261YV6~EggNog:ENOG503NWIH~COG:O): MPSFRVTDAVNDDNSIIALSEATMDSLQLFRGDTVLVRGKKRKDTVLIVLADEELDDGSARINRVVRHNLRVKHGDMITIHPCPDIKYAKRIAVLPIADTVEGITGSLFDVFLAPYFREAYRPVRQGDLFIVRGGMRQVEFKVVEVDPPEYGIVAQDTVIHCEGDPIQRDEEENNLNEVGYDDIGGCRKQMAQIREMVELPLRHPQLFKSIGIKPPRGVLLYGPPGTGKTLMARAVANETGAFFFLINGPEIMSKMAGESESNLRKAFEEAEKNSPAIIFIDEIDSIAPKREKTNGEVERRVVSQLLTLMDGMKARSNVVVMAATNRPNSIDPALRRFGRFDREVDIGIPDPTGRLEILQIHTKNMKLGDDVDLEQIAAETHGYVGSDVAALCSEAAMQQIREKMDLIDLDEDTIDAEVLDSLGVTMENFRFALGVSNPSALREVAVVEVPNVRWEDIGGLEGVKQDLRESVQYPVDHPEKFLKFGMSPSRGVLFYGPPGTGKTMLAKAVANECAANFISVKGPELLSMWFGESESNIRDIFDKARAAAPCVVFLDELDSIAKARGGSVGDAGGASDRVVNQLLTEMDGMTSKKNVFVIGATNRPEQLDPALCRPGRLDSLIYVPLPDEPGRLGILKAQLRKTPVSSDIDLGYIASKTHGFSGADLGFIAQRAVKIAIKEAINADIERTKAREAAGDDMDVDDDAEDLVPELTRAHFEEAMQMARRSVTDVEIRRYEAFAQQMKNAGPGAFFKFPEAGADGQASGDAGNGFGDAGNDDDLYD; this comes from the exons ATGCCGTCATTTAGGGTCACCGATGCCGTCAACGATGACAacagcatcatcgccctGTCCGAGGCCACCATGGACTCTCTCCAGCTTTTCCGAGGTGACACCGTCCTGGTACGgggcaagaagcgcaaggacACCGTCCTCATCgttctcgccgacgaggagctcgatgACGGCAGTGCTCGCATCAACCGCGTCGTCCGCCACAACCTCCGTGTCAAGCACGGTGATATGATCACCATCCACCCGTGTCCCGACATCAAATAC GCCAAGAGAATTGCCGTGCTGCCCATTGCCGATACCGTCGAGGGCATTACTGGCTCCCTCTTTgacgtcttcctcgccccctACTTCCGTGAGGCCTACCGGCCAGTCCGCCAGGGTGACCTGTTCATCGTCAGAGGTGGCATGCGGCAAGTAGAGTtcaaggtcgtcgaggtcgacccCCCCGAATatggcatcgtcgcccaagATACCGTCATCCACTGCGAGGGTGACCCGATCCAgagagacgaggaggagaacaaCCTCAACGAGGTTGGCTATGACGATATTGGTGGCTGCCGCAAGCAGATGGCTCAGATCCGCGAAATGGTCGAGCTTCCCCTCCGACACCCACAGCTCTTCAAGTCCATCGGTATCAAGCCCCCCCGCGGCGTCTTGCTCTACGGACCTCCTGGTACCGGTAAGACGCTCATGGCCCGAGCTGTGGCCAACGAGACcggcgccttcttcttcctcatcaACGGTCCTGAGATCATGTCCAAGATGGCTGGCGAGTCCGAGTCCAACCTTCGCAAGGCCTTTGAAGAGGCCGAGAAGAACTCTCCagccatcatcttcatcgacgaGATCGACTCCATTGCCCCAAAGCGTGAGAAGAccaacggcgaggtcgaAAGACGTGTTGTTTCCCAGCTCCTGACGCTCATGGACGGCATGAAGGCTCGTTCCAACGtggtcgtcatggccgccaccaacCGACCCAACTCGATTGACCCGGCCCTGCGACGATTCGGCCGCTTCGACCGCGAAGTTGACATTGGCATTCCCGACCCCACCGGCCGTTTGGAGATTCTCCAGATTCACACCAAGAACATGAAGCttggcgacgatgtcgatCTGGAGCAGATTGCTGCCGAGACGCACGGCTATGTCGGTTCTGACGTTGCTGCCCTTTgctccgaggccgccatgcAGCAGATTCGCGAGAAGATGGACCTCATCGATCTCGACGAAGACACAATCGAtgccgaggtcctcgacTCCCTTGGCGTCACAATGGAGAACTTCCGCTTCGCACTCGGCGTCTCCAACCCCTCCGCGCTCCGCGAGGTGGCTGTTGTGGAGGTGCCCAACGTCCGTTGGGAGGACATTGGTGGCCTCGAGGGTGTCAAGCAGGACCTCCGCGAGAGCGTCCAGTATCCCGTCGACCACCCCGAGAAGTTCCTCAAGTTTGGCATGTCCCCGTCCCGTGGTGTGCTCTTCTATGGTCCTCCCGGTACCGGTAAGACTATGTTGGCCAAGGCTGTCGCCAACGAGTGCGCCGCCAACTTCATCTCCGTCAAGGGTCCTGAACTGCTCAGCATGTGGTTCGGTGAGTCTGAGAGCAACATCCGCGACATCTTCGACAAGGCCCGTGCTGCGGCTCCctgcgtcgtcttcctcgacgagttGGACTCGATTGCCAAGGCCCGTGGCGGCTCCGTTGGTGATGCCGGCGGTGCTTCCGACCGTGTTGTCAACCAGCTCCTGACTG AAATGGATGGCATGACGTCGAAGAAGAACGTTTTCGTCATTGGCGCCACCAACAGACCTGAGCAGCTCGACCCGGCTCTGTGCCGTCCCGGCCGTCTGGACTCGCTCATCTACGTTCCCCTGCCCGACGAGCCTGGCCGTCTCGGTATCCTCAAggcgcagctgcgcaagACTCCCGTCTCCTCCGACATCGACCTCGGCTACATCGCCAGCAAGACACACGGCTTCTCGGGTGCCGATCTCGGATTCATCGCCCAGCGGGCCGTCAAGATTGCCATCAAAGAGGCTATCAACGCCGACATCGAGCGCACCAAGGCTCGCGAGGCTGCCGGCGATGACATGGACGTGGATGACGACGCGGAGGATCTCGTGCCTGAACTGACGCGGGCCCATTTTGAGGAGGCCATGCAGATGGCCCGCCGGTCAGTCACGGACGTGGAGATCCGTCGCTACGAAGCCTTTGCTCAGCAGATGAAGAACGCCGGGCCCGGTGCTTTCTTCAAGTTCCCCGAGGCTGGCGCAGATGGCCAGGCCAGTGGTGATGCTGGCAACGGTttcggcgacgccggcaacgATGATGACCTCTACGACTAA